In Excalfactoria chinensis isolate bCotChi1 chromosome 5, bCotChi1.hap2, whole genome shotgun sequence, a single genomic region encodes these proteins:
- the WDHD1 gene encoding WD repeat and HMG-box DNA-binding protein 1 has product MPSEQKPMRYGHTEGHTDVCFDDSGSCIVTCGSDGDVRIWENLDDDDPKSINVGEKAYSCALKNGRLITAVSNNTVQIHTFPDGAPDGILTRFTMNANHVVFNSDGTKIAAGSSDFMVKVVEVADSSKQQTFRGHDAPVLSLSFDPMDIYLASASCDGSVRVWKVEDQTCVTNWLLLQKCNDVINAKSICRLAWQPGSGKLLAIPVDKVVKLYKRETWDNQVDLSDTSITQPLNVVVWSPCGQYLAAGSVNGSIVVWKVETRECIERMKHEKSYSVCGLAWHPKYEQIAYTDTEGNLGLWEDIGVGKKPNNKAANTVTKDYEDLFDGDDDDYLNGDMIEPQSSPNTGANEDHGDDDDLKPTSGHPRQAIVDDDDNSLDIGMIKANSNLLEKEEEDDDDDQIGGFKALPMSSTQQPFYDGPRPTPRQKPFQPGSTPVHLMHRFMVWNSVGIIRCYNDEQDNAIDVEFHDTSIHHAMHLPNSLNHTMAALSTEAILLACESTEELASKLHCIYFSSWDANKEWTVDMPKDEDIEAICLGQGWAACATSALLVRLFTVGGVQKEIFCLPGPVVSMAGHGEQLMIIYHRGTGFDGDQCLGVQLVELGKKKRQILHGDPLSLTKKSYLVWVGFSAEGTPCYVDSEGIVRMLNRGVGNTWIPVCNTREHCKGKSDHYWVVGIHENPQQLRCIPCKGARFPPTLPRPAVAILSFTLPYCQVTTEKGQMEEQYWRSVLFHNYVDYLSKNGYELDENAKSQPVKEQQELLMKLFALSCKLEREFRCVELADLMTQNVVNLAIKYASRSRRLNLAQRLSEMAVEKASELATALEDEEEEEDFQAHMNAGYSTSAAEWGRQPGRSAQQDQEMGEAEETDGYEEAEGTPEVPKQRPNPFSKAASSEVITPKSAVIASSSQGRVNPFKVSSNKKDPLVLSANVLDTMSRHSKKISSSRAVNKQSPPVIKPLIPKPKSKQASAASFFQVRTPGSSEKKLGEREEKAGNESPEVQVTAQDNTENKRPKTGFQMWLEENRANILTDNPGLNEAEVIKEGMSRFRVLSSEERMVWTEKAKGGAVNDFTEDKKRKRPTAAEDEAKKNEEQKSEDSNASKKKKPLDQSTNVRLSSFAFKQS; this is encoded by the exons aaTGGCAGATTGATCACAGCAGTATCAAACAACACTGTTCAGATACACACGTTTCCTGATGGAGCTCCAGATGGCATCCTTACACGTTTTACCATGAACGCAAACCACGTTGTCTTTAATAGTGATGGTACCAAAATTGCTGCTGGATCTAG CGACTTCATGGTCAAAGTTGTGGAGGTGGCTGATAGCAGCAAGCAGCAAACGTTCCGAGGACATGATGCTCCTGTTTTAAGCCTGTCTTTTGACCCCATGGATATTTATCTG GCATCAGCGAGCTGCGATGGTTCTGTCCGAGTATGGAAAGTGGAAGATCAG acatgTGTGACAAACTGgctactgctgcagaaatgtaATGATGTGATAAATGCTAAATCGATATGCAGGCTTGCCTGGCAACCTGGCAGTGGCAAG CTGCTGGCAATTCCTGTAGATAAAGTTGTTAAACTATACAAAAGAGAAACCTGGGATAATCAAGTTGATCTATCAGATACTTccatcacacag CCCTTGAATGTTGTGGTGTGGTCTCCCTGTGGGCAGTACCTGGCAGCTGGAAGTGTGAATGGGAGTATAGTGGTGTGGAAGGTGGAAACCCGAGAGTGCATAGAGAG AATGAAGCATGAGAAAAGTTATTCAGTTTGCGGACTGGCATGGCATCCCAAATATGAGCAAATAGCTTATACAGATACTGAAGGAAATCTGGGATTGTGGGAAGATATCGGTGTtggaaagaaaccaaacaacaaG GCTGCCAATACTGTTACAAAAGACTATGAAGATCTCTTTGACGGAGATGATGATGACTATTTAAATGGAGATATGATTGAACCACAATCTTCCCCAAACACTGGAGCTAATGAAGATcatggtgatgatgatgacCTTAAGCCAACGTCAGGCCATCCAAGACAGGCAATcgttgatgatgatgataactCATTAG ATATTGGAATGATAAAAGCTAATTCCAATCTACttgaaaaggaggaggaggatgatgatgatgatcaGATTGGTGGCTTTAAAGCTTTGCCAATGTCATCTACGCAACAACCTTTCTATGATGGGCCAAGGCCAACCCCCAGGCAAAAGCCCTTCCAGCCTGGTTCCACTCCTGTACATCTCATGCATCGGTTCATG gtTTGGAATTCCGTTGGTATCATTCGCTGTTACAACGATGAACAAGACAACGCTATTGATGTAGAATTTCATGATACCTCCATACATCATGCCATGCACCTGCCTAACTCCCTGAATCACACAATGGCTGCCCTCTCTACTGAAGCTATTTTGCTAGCCTGTGAGAGTACAGAGGAACTCGCAAG CAAGctccactgtatttattttagctCCTGGGATGCAAACAAGGAGTGGACAGTAGACATGCCAAAGGATGAAGATATTGAAGCTATCTGTCTAGGTCAGGGCTGGGCTGCTTGTGCCACTAGTGCCTTGCTGGTTCGACTGTTTACAGTTGGAGGAGTTCAGAAAGAGATATTCTGTCTCCCAGGTCCAGTGGTGTCTATGGCAGGACATGGAGAGCAGCTGATGATTATTTATCACAGAG GTACTGGATTTGATGGAGACCAGTGCCTTGGAGTACAGCTGGTGGagctaggaaagaaaaagagacaaattTTGCATGGAGACCCTCTTTCTCTTACAAAGAAATCCTATTTGGTGTGGGTTGGATTCTCAGCAGAAg GTACTCCATGTTACGTGGATTCTGAGGGAATTGTGAGGATGTTGAACCGAGGAGTTGGGAACACTTGGATTCCAGTGTGTAACACACGAGAGCATTGCAAAGGAAAATCTGATCATTACTGGGTCGTTGGCATCCATGAAaacccccagcagctcag GTGTATTCCTTGCAAAGGAGCCCGATTCCCTCCGACGCTTCCACGTCCTGCAGTAGCAATATTATCCTTTACGCTTCCTTACTGCCAAGTTACAACAGAAAAAGGGCAGATGGAG GAGCAATACTGGCGTTCAGTTCTATTTCACAACTATGTGGATTACTTATCAAAGAATGGCTATGAGCTTGATGAAAATGCCAAAAGTCAGCCAgtgaaggagcagcaggaacTTTTGATGAAGTTGTTTGCT ctttcttGTAAACTGGAGCGTGAATTCCGCTGTGTGGAACTTGCTGACCTCATGACACAAAATGTGGTGAATTTAGCCATCAAGTATGCATCCCGCTCTCGAAGACTAAATTTAGCTCAGCGACTCAGCGAGATGGCTGTGGAGAAAGCAAGCGAGTTGGCAACAGCACTGGaagatgaagaggaggaggaggatttcCAAGCTCACATGAATGCTGG TTACAGCACCTCTGCCGCAGAGTGGGGCCGGCAGCCAGGCAGAAGTGCTCAGCAGGACCAAGAGAtgggagaggctgaggaaacCGATGGGTatgaggaagcagaaggaaCGCCTGAAGTACCTAAACAGA GGCCAAATCCTTTCTCCAAAGCAGCCTCTTCAGAGGTGATTACTCCTAAGTCTG CTGTAATTGCATCAAGCAGCCAAGGACGGGTGAATCCCTTCAAG GTGTCATCCAACAAAAAGGATCCACTGGTCCTTTCAGCCAATGTTCTAGACACTATGAGCAGACACTCAAAGAAAATTTCTAGCAGTCGAGCTGTAAACAAGCAGAGCCCTCCAGTTATAAAGCCTCTCATTCCCAAGCCAAAATCCAAGCAG GCTTCAGCAGCGTCCTTCTTCCAGGTACGTACACCAGGCTCCAGTGAAAAAAAActgggagaaagagaagaaaaagcagggaaTGAGTCCCCTGAGGTCCAAGTCACTGCACAGgacaacactgaaaacaaaag ACCAAAGACCGGTTTCCAGATGTGGCTAGAAGAGAACAGAGCAAACATTTTAACAGATAATCCTGGTCTGAATGAAGCAGAAGTAATAAAAGAAGGCATGAGTCGGTTTAGGGTTCTGTCATCAGAAGAAAGAATG GTGTGGACTGAGAAAGCAAAAGGTGGAGCAGTGAATGATTtcacagaagataaaaaaagaaagcgtCCCACAGCTGCTGAAGATGAGGCGAAAAAGAACGAGGAGCAAAAATCAGAGGACTCAAATGCATCCAAAAAGAAGAAGCCTTTGGATCAGTCCACCAACGTCAGGTTGTCATCTTTTGCATTCAAACAGAGCTAA